From a region of the Helianthus annuus cultivar XRQ/B chromosome 5, HanXRQr2.0-SUNRISE, whole genome shotgun sequence genome:
- the LOC110872293 gene encoding uncharacterized protein LOC110872293, whose translation MECNKDEAIRAKTIAEKKLSDKDYVGAKKFILKAQTLYPGLDGVTQMLTTLDVYIASENIISEEMDWYGILGANPNDDDETIKRHYRKLALMLHPDKNKSVGADGAFKLLSEAWSLLSDKAQRLAYNQKCRRGLQANGPSQSGSPPAAANGVAKRATTKPSSSRNHPVPRYNPPVVRPPAAAAAPQVVSRRTDTFWTICHGCKMHYEYLNKYLDEILRCPNCNQCFVAKEMPPPSNLPNSTVPQRHQNPGPPPSGLSTDPSIATKAASVVKQVNDRLKREREELYSGWPSKKNKVDDGSRSSGVKIMSTGNIFNNFVNRSRRELSPFETKHMLMRRARAEIRKKLKEWDSMEKSKENKVSQNSQTPDQQEEEEEEQVAMTVPDPDFHDFDLDRTENSFEDNQVWSAYDDDDGMPRFYALIHKVLSRKPLKMKISWLNSKTTAEFGSFDWLGYGFRKTLGEFRIGRHEVNTSLNSFSQKVEWKRSPRGTVIILPRKGQVWALYRNWSRDWNESIPDDVIHKYDMVQVLEDYNEEQGVPVSPLIKFAGFRTVFHPQTEVKVIPKEEMFRFSHQVPMYLLTGSEAHNSPKDCLELDPAATPLDLIQESTGTNDNSQQK comes from the coding sequence ATGGAATGCAATAAAGACGAGGCGATTAGGGCAAAAACAATTGCTGAGAAGAAATTATCGGATAAAGATTATGTTGGGGCCAAGAAATTTATCCTCAAGGCCCAAACTCTGTATCCTGGGCTTGATGGTGTGACTCAAATGTTAACCACTCTTGATGTGTATATTGCCTCGGAGAATATTATAAGCGAAGAAATGGATTGGTATGGGATTCTTGGTGCAAACccaaatgatgatgatgaaacaaTTAAAAGACATTATAGAAAGTTGGCTCTCATGTTACACCCTGATAAAAACAAGTCAGTGGGTGCAGATGGTGCGTTCAAACTTCTTTCAGAAGCATGGAGTTTGTTGTCTGATAAAGCTCAGCGGTTAGCTTATAACCAAAAGTGTAGGAGAGGGCTTCAAGCAAACGGTCCCTCTCAAAGTGGCAGCCCACCAGCAGCTGCCAATGGAGTCGCAAAACGAGCTACTACAAAGCCAAGCAGCAGCCGGAATCATCCTGTTCCTAGATATAATCCGCCAGTGGTCCGCCCTCCAGCCGCTGCTGCTGCACCGCAAGTTGTTTCTCGTAGGACGGATACGTTTTGGACCATCTGTCATGGATGCAAGATGCATTACGAGTATCTTAATAAATACCTTGATGAAATCCTTCGTTGTCCCAATTGTAATCAGTGTTTTGTAGCCAAAGAAATGCCACCACCCTCTAACCTTCCAAATTCAACCGTTCCCCAACGACATCAGAATCCGGGACCACCTCCCTCTGGACTTAGCACTGACCCGTCCATTGCCACGAAAGCAGCAAGTGTTGTTAAGCAAGTCAACGACAGGCTGAAAAGAGAACGTGAAGAATTGTATTCTGGGTGGCCCTCAAAAAAGAACAAAGTCGATGATGGAAGTCGGTCTTCTGGTGTTAAAATCATGTCAACAGGaaatatttttaataattttgtAAATAGAAGTAGGAGAGAATTGAGTCCTTTTGAAACGAAGCACATGCTGATGAGAAGGGCTCGAGCTGAGATTCGCAAAAAGTTAAAAGAATGGGATTCTATGGAAAAGTCAAAGGAAAACAAGGTAAGTCAAAATAGCCAAACACCAGATcagcaagaagaagaagaagaagaacaagtTGCAATGACTGTTCCTGATCCTGATTTTCATGATTTTGACCTGGATCGAACGGAAAATTCATTTGAAGATAACCAAGTTTGGTCTGCTTACGATGACGATGATGGAATGCCGCGCTTCTATGCGTTAATCCACAAGGTGCTTTCACGTAAGCCACTTAAGATGAAAATCAGCTGGCTAAACTCAAAAACCACCGCAGAATTTGGCTCGTTTGACTGGTTGGGTTACGGCTTCCGCAAGACGTTAGGGGAATTCAGAATCGGGAGGCATGAAGTCAACACGTCTTTAAATTCATTCTCTCAAAAAGTCGAGTGGAAAAGATCTCCACGCGGAACTGTTATAATTCTCCCAAGAAAAGGGCAAGTGTGGGCCCTTTATAGAAACTGGTCCCGAGACTGGAATGAGAGTATACCAGATGATGTGATTCATAAATATGACATGGTACAGGTTCTTGAAGACTACAATGAAGAACAAGGCGTTCCCGTTAGCCCTCTTATCAAGTTTGCTGGATTTAGGACCGTCTTTCATCCACAAACTGAAGTGAAAGTGATTCCCAAAGAAGAAATGTTTCGATTCTCACATCAAGTCCCTATGTACCTGTTGACGGGCTCAGAGGCCCATAATTCTCCAAAAGATTGCCTCGAGCTCGATCCCGCAGCTACCCCGTTGGATCTCATTCAAGAATCGACAGGAACTAATGATAATTCGCAGCAGAAATGA